The following proteins are encoded in a genomic region of Gossypium hirsutum isolate 1008001.06 chromosome D05, Gossypium_hirsutum_v2.1, whole genome shotgun sequence:
- the LOC107906157 gene encoding 40S ribosomal protein S15a-1 translates to MVRVSVLNDALKSMYNAEKRGKRQVMIRPSSKVIIKFLLVMQKHGYIGEFEYVDDHRAGKIVVELNGRLNKCGVISPRFDVGVKEIEGWTARLLPSRQFGYIVLTTSAGIMDHEEARRKNVGGKVLGFFY, encoded by the exons ATGGTGAGAGTCAGTGTTTTGAATGATGCACTCAAGAGCATGTACAATGCAGAGAAGAGGGGAAAACGACAGGTCATGATCCGGCCTTCCTCCAAAGTTATCATCAAGTTCCTTTTGGTCATGCAGAAGCATG GTTATATTGGAGAGTTTGAGTATGTTGACGATCACAGAGCTGGCAAAATTGTGGTTGAACTGAACGGGAGACTGAATAAGTGTGGGGTGATCAGTCCTCGTTTTGATGTTGGAGTCAAAGAGATTGAGGGTTGGACCGCCAGGCTGCTTCCTTCAAGACAG TTCGGATATATTGTACTAACCACATCGGCTGGCATTATGGACCATGAAGAAGCAAGGAGAAAGAATGTTGGTGGAAAAGTACTTGGTTTCTTCTATTGA
- the LOC107906160 gene encoding ras-related protein RABE1c, producing MAAPPARARADYDYLIKLLLIGDSGVGKSCLLLRFSDGSFTTSFITTIGIDFKIRTIELDGKRIKLQIWDTAGQERFRTITTAYYRGAMGILLVYDVTDESSFNNIRNWIRNIEQHASDNVNKILVGNKADMDESKRAVPTSKGQALADEYGIKFFETSAKTNLNVEEVFFSIARDIKQRLVDTDLKAEPSTIKINKPDQAAGAGQAAQRPACCGST from the exons ATGGCTGCTCCACCAGCAAGAGCTAGAGCTGATTACGATTACCTTATTAAGCTTCTATTGATCGGCGACAGTG GTGTTGGTAAGAGTTGCCTACTTTTACGGTTCTCAGATGGTTCCTTTACGACCAGCTTTATCACCACCATTGG TATTGATTTTAAGATAAGAACCATTGAGCTTGATGGCAAACGGATAAAGCTCCAAATTTGGGACACAGCTGGGCAGGAGCGGTTCAGGACAATCACAACTG CTTACTATCGTGGAGCCATGGGCATCTTGCTGGTCTATGATGTCACGGATGAATCCTCGTTCAACA ATATTAGGAATTGGATTCGCAACATTGAACAGCATGCATCAGATAATGTTAACAAGATATTGGTCGGAAACAAGGCAGACATGGATGAAAGCAAAAGG gCTGTGCCAACCTCAAAGGGACAAGCTCTTGCGGACGAGTATGGAATCAAATTTTTCGAAACA AGTGCAAAAACTAACCTAAATGTGGAGGAAGTTTTCTTTTCAATAGCAAGGGACATAAAGCAAAGACTCGTCGATACTGACTTAAAGGCTGAG CCTTCAACAATTAAGATCAATAAACCTGACCAGGCAGCTGGGGCTGGTCAAGCTGCACAAAGACCGGCTTGCTGTGGTTCAACCTAA
- the LOC107906159 gene encoding uncharacterized protein codes for MSFQNKSFWMAKGPPHVSDGDVAFDNPSRIEPKRSHGWFVDAESQLFPNKKQAVQAANNKSSSGISNSNVSPWENVSSFQSVPSHFIDRLFGSESERSVSFTERNISPIEADNIRRKGIEDHFGEDASFGLSISPSIEDPETCFNYGGIRKVKVNQVKDSDSGMHDPKELSFSRESNSDMSNIEAYNGENENSFISMGHSYDKQCDNVAVMSHTYNRDDMRITTPAYSKDNEIPISMANGYVKEDANILSFGGFHEEHEIIPVGRPLGSFDPSYCQSANPTLEDSSGKQLDTSAASSIPSATQTAKLRSESAARTKPEFKSSKKDAPNSFPSNVRSLISTGMLDGVPVKYVSLSREELCGVIKGSGYLCGCQSCNFSKVLNAYEFERHAGCKTKHPNNHIYFENGKTIYQIVQELRSTPESLLFDTIQTVFGAPINQKSFRIWKESFQAATRELQRIYGKEELNL; via the exons ATG TCTTTTCAGAATAAGAGTTTTTGGATGGCAAAGGGTCCTCCACATGTGTCTGATGGAGATGTAGCATTCGATAATCCTTCAAGAATCGAACCCAAGCGATCACATGGTTGGTTTGTTGATGCTGAGTCGCAGCTGTTCCCTAACAAGAAGCAAGCTGTACAAGCTGCAAACAACAAATCAAGTTCAGGAATTTCTAATTCAAATGTTTCGCCTTGGGAAAATGTTTCCAGTTTTCAGTCTGTTCCTAGCCATTTTATTGATCGGTTGTTTGGTTCCGAATCTGAAAGGTCTGTCAGTTTCACTGAAAGGAACATATCTCCCATAGAAGCAGATAACATCAGACGAAAAGGCATTGAAGATCATTTTGGTGAAGATGCATCTTTTGGTTTGTCGATATCTCCTTCAATTGAAGATCCTGAAACATGCTTTAATTATGGTGGAATTAGGAAAGTTAAGGTCAATCAAGTTAAGGACTCCGATTCTGGTATGCATGATCCAAAGGAACTTAGTTTTAGTAGGGAAAGTAACAGTGACATGTCTAATATTGAGGCGTATAATGGGGAAAATGAAAATAGTTTCATTTCAATGGGGCATAGCTATGATAAGCAGTGTGATAATGTTGCAGTAATGAGTCATACCTATAACAGGGATGATATGCGTATCACCACTCCTGCCTACAGTAAGGATAATGAAATTCCAATATCAATGGCCAACGGTTATGTTAAAGAGGATGCCAATATTCTTTCTTTCGGTGGCTTTCATGAAGAACATGAGATTATCCCTGTGGGCAGGCCTCTTGGTAGCTTTGACCCATCATACTGTCAATCTGCCAATCCAACACTGGAAGACAGTTCCGGAAAACAGCTGGACACATCAGCTGCTAGTTCCATTCCAAGTGCAACTCAAACTGCTAAACTAAGATCTGAATCTGCTGCAAGGACTAAGCCAGAGTTCAAATCATCAAAGAAAGACGCCCCAAACAGCTTCCCTTCAAATGTCAGAAGTTTGATATCGACTGGTATGCTTGATGGTGTACCTGTGAAGTACGTATCCTTGTCACGGGAG GAGCTTTGTGGAGTTATAAAAGGTTCTGGCTATCTTTGCGGGTGCCAATCATGTAACTTTTCCAAG GTGTTGAATGCATATGAGTTTGAGCGCCATGCTGGTTGCAAAACCAAGCATCCGAACAATCACATTTACTTTGAGAATGGAAAGACCATCTATCAAATAGTACAAGAACTGAGGAGCACACCTGAGAGCCTGTTGTTCGATACAATTCAAACCGTTTTTGGTGCACCGATTAATCAGAAATCTTTTCGCATTTGGAAAG AATCATTTCAAGCAGCAACTCGCGAACTTCAGCGCATTTATGGGAAAGAAGAATTAAACCTATAG